CATTAGCTTTATTACTTTCTTTTGGCAGTATTACTACACCATTGGCCTTTGTTGAAGTCATTAATGCATTAGAACTTTGAGAGCCAATTTTGTAGGCAATATTTTTTCCGTTTTTATTTTCAATTCTTACAAGTATGTATTTATCTCTTCCGGTTTTTCCTTTGAAACAATCACCTAACATTACAGGAAAAAGTTCTTTTTTATTGTATTTATTCATTATTTTTTCTATAGCAGGTTTTATAAATTCCTCAAAGGTTATTAATGCTGATAATGGGTTGCCAGGTAGACTAAAAATGTATTTATTATTAAATTTCCAAAAGCTTATTGGTTTTCCTGGTTTAATTGCTACTGAGGAAAATAGTTCTTCACAATTAAGTTCTCCTAAGACCTGAGAAGTAAAATCATAATCTCCAACAGAAGCGCCACCTGAAGTTATTATAATATCTGAAGCTTCAAGAGCGTTTTTTATACTATTTTTTAGTACTTCTTTTTCATCCTTAATAATCCCATAGGATAAGCTTTTAGCACCTGTTTTTGCTATTAGTGCTTTTAAAGTATGTTCGTTACTATTTCTTATTTTTCCTAAGGTAAGATTGTTAGTTATATCAACTAATTCATCACCAGTTATAATAAGGCATACTACGGGCTTTTTATATACATTTACTGAGCTATAACCTAAAGATGCAAGCATTCCAATTTCCATTGGCCTAATACATTGATTTTTCTTTAAAGCAATTTGTCCTACTTCTATTTCCTCACCTTTTTTTATTATGTTTAGACCTTCTGATAAATTTTCAGGTACAGTAAGTTTAGAACCATTTACTTTAACCTTTTCGATTTGTATAACACAATCTGCGCCTGCTGGAACAGGGGCACCTGTCATGATTTTATAGGCTTCACCATTATGGACAACTCCATTAAAAAAATCGCCAGCCTTTATTGTTTTAATTATATTAAAGGTTAAATTCTCTTTTGTAGTGTCAGAACTTTTTATTGCGTATCCATCCATGGCTGATTTATTAAAGGGAGGCAAATAATCCTTTGAATATATATCATCTGCTAAAACCATATCTAATGAGTTTTCTAAAGAGACAGTTTCTGTTCCTATAGGTTTTACAGTATTTAAAATTAAGTTTAAAGCTTCTTCTTTTGAAATCATTTTATATCAATCCCCATATCTTTTCTTAGCTTAGAATACTTGTTTATTAATTCTTCTTCTGCTTTCTTTTGATTATCTATTCTTTCAACTCTAACAGCACAATATTTAAATTCTGGAGTTTTAGAAATTGGATCTAGGCTTCCTATTGTAAGTTCATTGCATGCACCAATCCACCATTGGTAAGTCATATAAGTTGCGCCTTTTTTAGTTCGTCCACTAATCCAAGCTCTGCTTATTACTTTACCCCTTTTTGATGAAACTGTTACTAATTCCTGATCTTTTATTCCAAGTTCTTTTGCATCTTCTATACTCATTTGAATATATCCTGGCTCATCAGCTAAATTTTGAAGCGCACGACAATTTCCTGTCATAGTTCTTACAGAATAATGACCTACTTCTCTAACTGTTGAAAGTACTAATGGATAGTCTTTACTAATTTTTTCAGCAGGTTCTCTCCACTCAGTTGCAAATAATTTACCCTTTCCATTTTCAGTGGCAAATTTGTTTTCAGCATATAGATAAGGAGTACCGTTATCCGCTTGTGATGTACAAGGCCATAAAACAGTTCCTTGCTTTTCCATTTTTTCATAACTTGCACCAGCGAATTTAGGTGAAAGACTTCTCATTTCATCCCAAATTTCTTTTGTATCCTTATATTTCATTGGATATCCCATAGCTGTTGAGATTAAAGAAATTATTTCCCAATCTGGTTTTGCATCGCCAATTGGATCTACTGCTTTTCTTATTCTTTGAAAGCCTCTATCAGCAGAGCTATAAACACCATCATGTTCACCCCAAGAGGTTGCTGGAAGTACAACATCAGCATGAAGGGCTGTTTTATTCATAAATATGTCTTGCACAATTACGAATTCCATCTTGTCTAATGCCTCACGAATTTCTTCTGCATCAGGATCACTCTGTACAGGATCTTCACCAAATATATAGTATGCTTTTAATTTGTCTTCCTCTAAAACTAGCTTTGGCACTTCAGTTAAAACATAACCATTTTCCTTTGGTAGTTTAACACCCCAAGCTTTTTCAAACTTTTCTCTAATTTTTTTATCTATAACCTTTTGATAGCCGGGGAAATAGTTTGGGAGAACTCCCATGTCACAAGTTCCTTGAACATTATTTTGACCTCTTACTGGTCCAAT
The Clostridium felsineum DSM 794 DNA segment above includes these coding regions:
- a CDS encoding molybdopterin molybdotransferase MoeA; this encodes MISKEEALNLILNTVKPIGTETVSLENSLDMVLADDIYSKDYLPPFNKSAMDGYAIKSSDTTKENLTFNIIKTIKAGDFFNGVVHNGEAYKIMTGAPVPAGADCVIQIEKVKVNGSKLTVPENLSEGLNIIKKGEEIEVGQIALKKNQCIRPMEIGMLASLGYSSVNVYKKPVVCLIITGDELVDITNNLTLGKIRNSNEHTLKALIAKTGAKSLSYGIIKDEKEVLKNSIKNALEASDIIITSGGASVGDYDFTSQVLGELNCEELFSSVAIKPGKPISFWKFNNKYIFSLPGNPLSALITFEEFIKPAIEKIMNKYNKKELFPVMLGDCFKGKTGRDKYILVRIENKNGKNIAYKIGSQSSNALMTSTKANGVVILPKESNKANVGEFLYGKYLF
- the fdhF gene encoding formate dehydrogenase subunit alpha, which gives rise to MEKKVLTVCPYCGTGCNLYLVVKDGEIVRAEPADGTNNKGSLCLKGYYGWDFLNDPQLLTKRIKKPMIRKNGELEEVSWDEAVKFTAENLIKIKAKYGPDAIMGTGSARGPGNESNYVMQKFMRAAIGTNNIDHCARVCHGPSVAGLSYSLGDGAMSNSIPEINNADLIFVFGYNPTETHPIVAKRIVEAKSNGAKVIVTDPRKTDTVRLSDQWLQLNNGTNMAIVNSFGNVLIEENLYDEEYVKNYTEGFEEYKKTVAKYTPEYAEKITGVKAEDIRRAMRSYAKAKNAMILYGMGVCQFSQAVDVVKGLASIALLTGNFGRESVGIGPVRGQNNVQGTCDMGVLPNYFPGYQKVIDKKIREKFEKAWGVKLPKENGYVLTEVPKLVLEEDKLKAYYIFGEDPVQSDPDAEEIREALDKMEFVIVQDIFMNKTALHADVVLPATSWGEHDGVYSSADRGFQRIRKAVDPIGDAKPDWEIISLISTAMGYPMKYKDTKEIWDEMRSLSPKFAGASYEKMEKQGTVLWPCTSQADNGTPYLYAENKFATENGKGKLFATEWREPAEKISKDYPLVLSTVREVGHYSVRTMTGNCRALQNLADEPGYIQMSIEDAKELGIKDQELVTVSSKRGKVISRAWISGRTKKGATYMTYQWWIGACNELTIGSLDPISKTPEFKYCAVRVERIDNQKKAEEELINKYSKLRKDMGIDIK